One part of the Mariniblastus fucicola genome encodes these proteins:
- a CDS encoding Gfo/Idh/MocA family protein yields the protein MSKPLNIGMIGYGFMGKAHSNAYRRVSNFFETEYKPVLKAICARNEEAAQKFADTWGYESVETDWRKMIARDDIDAVDICVPNNLHKEIAIACAEAGKMILCEKPIALNSEEGEEMCEAVEKAGVANMVWYNYRRVPAVTFAKQIIERGDLGRIFHYRANFLQDWTIAEDLPQGGAALWRLDVKAAGSGVTGDLLAHCIDTAIWLNGSIDNVTAMTETFVKERMHNETGKVEPVGIDDACAFLCRFGNGSMGLFESTRYARGHKALYTFEINGENGSLRWDLHDLNRLEYFNHGDEGTVRGWRTIHVTDGDHPYLGNWWVPGLCLGYEHSFVHQVADFLKGLETGEPAAPTFRDALETQRVCDAVLASAESGSWTDVG from the coding sequence ATGAGCAAACCACTCAACATTGGAATGATCGGCTACGGCTTTATGGGCAAGGCCCACTCGAACGCCTACCGTCGGGTTAGCAACTTTTTCGAAACAGAATACAAGCCGGTCCTCAAAGCAATTTGCGCTCGCAACGAAGAGGCGGCCCAAAAGTTCGCGGATACGTGGGGCTATGAATCCGTGGAAACCGACTGGCGAAAGATGATCGCTCGCGATGATATCGATGCAGTCGACATCTGCGTGCCGAACAACTTGCACAAGGAAATTGCGATCGCCTGCGCAGAAGCAGGGAAGATGATTTTGTGCGAGAAGCCCATCGCGCTCAATTCCGAAGAAGGCGAAGAGATGTGCGAGGCCGTCGAAAAGGCCGGCGTTGCGAACATGGTTTGGTACAACTATCGCCGGGTTCCGGCAGTGACGTTTGCCAAGCAAATTATCGAACGCGGCGATCTGGGTCGCATCTTTCACTATCGAGCCAATTTCCTTCAGGACTGGACGATCGCAGAAGACCTGCCCCAGGGCGGCGCGGCGTTATGGCGATTGGATGTGAAGGCCGCCGGCAGTGGAGTGACCGGCGACTTGTTGGCTCACTGTATCGACACGGCAATCTGGCTTAATGGTTCGATCGACAACGTGACCGCGATGACGGAAACGTTTGTCAAAGAGCGAATGCACAATGAAACTGGCAAAGTCGAACCAGTTGGCATCGACGACGCGTGTGCTTTTCTTTGCCGGTTTGGCAACGGCTCAATGGGGCTGTTTGAATCGACGCGATACGCTCGTGGCCACAAGGCGTTGTACACGTTTGAGATCAATGGCGAAAACGGTTCGCTTCGTTGGGACTTGCACGATTTGAATCGCCTGGAATATTTCAATCACGGCGACGAAGGGACCGTTCGCGGCTGGCGCACCATTCACGTCACCGATGGCGATCATCCTTATCTGGGCAACTGGTGGGTGCCTGGATTGTGCCTGGGCTATGAGCACAGCTTCGTTCATCAGGTCGCTGACTTTTTGAAAGGCCTGGAAACCGGCGAGCCTGCTGCTCCGACGTTCCGCGACGCGTTGGAGACTCAGCGAGTTTGCGATGCGGTTCTGGCGAGTGCGGAGTCTGGCAGCTGGACGGATGTTGGATAG